A window of the Mus pahari chromosome 1, PAHARI_EIJ_v1.1, whole genome shotgun sequence genome harbors these coding sequences:
- the Zdhhc24 gene encoding probable palmitoyltransferase ZDHHC24 isoform X2: protein MLLTGKVSLAQFALAFVVDTCVAGALLCGAGLLFHGMLLLRGQTTWEWARGHHSYDLGTCHNLQAALGPRWALVWFWPFLASPLPGDGITFQTPGDVGLVTS from the coding sequence GCAAAGTGTCTCTGGCCCAGTTCGCCCTGGCCTTTGTGGTGGACACGTGTGTGGCAGGTGCACTGTTGTGTGGTGCTGGGCTGCTTTTCCATGGGATGCTGCTGCTTCGGGGCCAGACCACCTGGGAGTGGGCTCGGGGTCACCACTCCTATGACCTGGGCACCTGCCACAACCTGCAGGCAGCCCTGGGACCTCGCTGGGCCCTAGTCTGGTTCTGGCCTTTTCTAGCCTCTCCTTTGCCTGGAGATGGGATCACTTTTCAGACTCCAGGTGATGTGGGTCTTGTGACTTCCTGA